One genomic segment of Paenibacillus xylanexedens includes these proteins:
- a CDS encoding acyl-CoA synthetase has product MENHPSDRIALRWLSDQRELEEITYGDLFKQANRLAGGLRELGLEKGDRVLVMVPRRIIAYVIYIACLKLGIAVIPSSEMLRAKDLEYRLRHSEARAVIVWSETTSEVEKMDADLPSLAHRIVASPNEEVSVPAEGWVNVHQLMQNQPEEMAAVQTHRDDTAILAYTSGTTGNPKGVVHSHGWGYAHLRIASSLWLDIQPSDTVWATAAPGWQKWIWSPFLSVLGRGATGLVYNGSFQPKRYLELMQEHQINVLCCTPTEYRLMAKADDLGHYDLSHLRSAVSAGEPLNQEVIEIFQRHFDLTIRDGYGQTESTLLIGSLKDAPVRIGSMGQSITPGLIEIIDEEGQPVPAGEVGDIAVHKEMPALFRSYYQDEGRKEASQRGDYFVTGDRARKDEEGYFWFEGRSDDIIISSGYTIGPFEVEEALMKHASVKECAVVASPDEIRGNIVKAFVVLRDDSLASPELMRELQHHVKEITAPYKYPRKIEFVTDLPKTNSGKIRRIELREQEKRNV; this is encoded by the coding sequence ATGGAGAATCATCCATCAGACCGGATTGCACTTAGATGGCTCAGCGATCAACGAGAATTGGAAGAGATCACGTATGGTGATTTGTTCAAGCAGGCGAATCGTCTTGCTGGAGGTCTGCGTGAACTTGGACTCGAGAAGGGTGATCGGGTGTTGGTCATGGTACCACGCCGTATTATTGCCTATGTTATTTACATTGCTTGTCTGAAATTGGGGATTGCTGTTATTCCTTCCTCCGAGATGTTACGGGCAAAAGATCTGGAATATCGTCTGCGTCACTCTGAGGCGCGGGCTGTTATTGTATGGTCCGAGACAACCTCGGAAGTGGAAAAGATGGACGCGGATCTGCCGTCACTGGCACATCGCATCGTGGCATCACCGAATGAAGAAGTTAGCGTACCTGCTGAAGGTTGGGTCAATGTGCATCAGTTAATGCAAAATCAACCCGAAGAGATGGCTGCGGTGCAAACTCACCGTGATGATACGGCTATCCTTGCTTATACTTCGGGCACAACTGGTAATCCCAAAGGAGTTGTACATAGCCACGGTTGGGGATATGCCCACCTGCGGATCGCTTCTTCATTATGGCTGGATATTCAACCTTCAGATACCGTATGGGCAACGGCTGCACCTGGCTGGCAAAAATGGATCTGGAGTCCGTTCCTGTCGGTACTCGGAAGAGGCGCGACTGGACTGGTCTACAATGGATCATTCCAGCCCAAGCGTTATCTGGAACTGATGCAAGAACATCAGATTAATGTCCTTTGCTGTACACCAACGGAATATCGGTTGATGGCCAAAGCCGATGATCTTGGACATTATGACCTGTCTCATCTGCGCAGTGCTGTTTCAGCGGGTGAACCGCTCAATCAGGAAGTCATTGAAATCTTCCAGCGTCACTTTGACCTGACTATTCGAGACGGCTATGGACAGACCGAGAGCACGTTATTAATCGGCAGTCTCAAAGATGCGCCTGTACGTATTGGCTCGATGGGTCAATCGATTACACCTGGGTTGATTGAAATCATCGATGAAGAGGGACAACCTGTGCCTGCGGGTGAAGTTGGAGATATCGCGGTACACAAAGAGATGCCAGCTTTGTTCCGGTCCTATTATCAGGATGAGGGACGGAAGGAAGCGAGTCAGCGTGGCGATTATTTTGTAACAGGGGACCGTGCACGTAAAGACGAAGAAGGATACTTCTGGTTTGAAGGTCGCAGTGACGATATCATCATCAGTTCGGGTTACACGATTGGACCATTCGAAGTGGAAGAAGCACTCATGAAACATGCCAGTGTGAAGGAATGCGCGGTGGTTGCAAGTCCGGATGAGATCCGTGGCAATATTGTCAAAGCTTTTGTCGTGTTGAGAGACGATTCACTGGCTTCACCGGAACTGATGCGTGAACTGCAACACCACGTCAAGGAAATTACAGCACCTTATAAATATCCACGCAAGATCGAATTTGTTACGGATCTGCCAAAGACCAACTCTGGTAAAATCCGCCGGATTGAGTTACGCGAACAAGAAAAACGTAATGTATAA
- a CDS encoding aminopeptidase, translating to MSQFEQTFEKSLEQYAELVVKVGVNIQKGQDLLVTAPIETLEFTRLIVQKAYAAGANYVQVDFDDDNITRSRFEHGSNDSFDYYPAWKADMMEKFAEAGGATLTIKVPDPELYNGIDSDSVSRATKAAAHARRGYAKYTRNHEISWCLIKAPTKAWANKVFADIPEEDRINVMWETIFKMNRVDGGDAVQNWREHLDTLNAMSDRLNQKNYKSLHYRAPGTDLKIELVNNHIWGGGGGENQQGIYTVANMPTEEVFTMPKRSGVNGYVSSTMPLNLNGQLVDQMRITFKDGQVVAFTAASGEEHLKNLFATDEGARYLGEVALVPHDSPISNLNRIFYNTGIDENASCHLAVGSAYPFNMKDGTTMSNEELLKHECNVSLTHVDFMIGSAELDIDGELQDGTIEPVFRKGNWAF from the coding sequence ATGAGTCAATTTGAACAAACCTTTGAAAAGTCATTGGAACAATACGCAGAACTAGTTGTTAAAGTTGGCGTGAATATTCAAAAAGGACAGGATCTGCTCGTTACTGCACCGATCGAAACGCTTGAATTCACACGTCTCATTGTGCAAAAAGCCTATGCGGCTGGTGCAAACTATGTACAGGTCGACTTCGATGACGACAACATTACCCGCAGTCGTTTTGAACATGGCTCCAATGACAGCTTTGACTACTATCCAGCCTGGAAAGCGGATATGATGGAAAAGTTTGCAGAAGCAGGCGGCGCTACCCTGACGATCAAAGTTCCAGATCCTGAACTGTATAACGGAATTGACTCCGACAGCGTTTCCCGTGCTACTAAGGCAGCTGCACACGCACGTCGCGGATATGCCAAATACACACGCAACCATGAAATTAGCTGGTGTCTGATCAAGGCCCCAACCAAGGCTTGGGCGAACAAAGTATTTGCCGACATCCCGGAAGAAGACCGAATCAACGTGATGTGGGAAACCATCTTCAAAATGAACCGTGTAGATGGCGGAGACGCCGTACAAAATTGGAGAGAACATCTGGACACATTGAATGCAATGAGTGATCGACTGAATCAGAAAAATTATAAAAGCCTACACTACCGCGCACCAGGTACCGACTTGAAAATTGAACTGGTGAACAATCACATCTGGGGCGGTGGCGGTGGTGAGAACCAACAGGGGATTTATACGGTTGCCAATATGCCGACTGAAGAAGTATTCACCATGCCTAAGCGCAGTGGAGTGAATGGATATGTCAGCAGTACCATGCCTTTGAACTTGAACGGGCAACTGGTAGACCAGATGAGAATCACATTCAAGGATGGACAGGTTGTAGCGTTTACGGCAGCATCCGGTGAAGAGCATTTGAAGAACCTGTTTGCCACCGATGAAGGTGCACGTTATCTGGGTGAGGTCGCACTAGTACCACATGACTCCCCAATCTCCAACCTGAATCGTATTTTCTACAACACGGGTATTGATGAAAATGCATCCTGCCACTTGGCTGTGGGAAGTGCGTATCCATTCAACATGAAAGATGGCACAACCATGTCGAATGAAGAGTTACTGAAGCATGAGTGCAATGTGAGCTTGACTCACGTTGATTTCATGATTGGTTCCGCTGAGCTGGATATCGATGGTGAGTTACAGGATGGTACAATCGAGCCGGTATTCCGTAAAGGCAACTGGGCATTTTAA
- a CDS encoding AraC family transcriptional regulator, whose protein sequence is MEMVIENLPSYRIAYVRQVGPYGPANVQAMNTLKQWADKNQLLHESAILFGIPQDDPASTPPQNCRYDACIVITESERLEDEFVEIGELSGGDYLICKVRHTAEAIQQAWNVIIPHLQTSGYRMDNKPVIERYRWELLNQHYCEICVPVRPV, encoded by the coding sequence ATGGAAATGGTTATCGAAAACCTCCCGTCATATCGTATCGCCTATGTGCGACAAGTTGGTCCGTATGGGCCTGCCAATGTTCAAGCGATGAATACGCTGAAACAATGGGCAGACAAAAACCAACTGCTTCATGAATCAGCAATTTTATTCGGTATTCCTCAGGATGACCCGGCGAGCACACCTCCTCAGAACTGCAGATATGATGCTTGTATTGTTATCACTGAATCTGAACGTCTGGAAGATGAGTTTGTTGAGATTGGCGAGTTATCAGGCGGAGATTATCTCATCTGTAAGGTGAGACATACGGCAGAAGCTATTCAGCAGGCTTGGAATGTGATCATCCCTCATTTACAAACAAGTGGTTATCGGATGGACAACAAGCCGGTTATAGAACGATATCGTTGGGAGCTGCTCAATCAGCATTATTGCGAGATATGTGTACCTGTAAGACCAGTGTAA
- a CDS encoding leucine-rich repeat domain-containing protein yields the protein MDITYAFTDERFRQVVLDRFCEQRDFIQESDVCEVEILELSNHNISNLDGIEYFRGLQELDCAYNQLSGLDLTQNHKLRILRCRENQLLTLDLRSNSELQVLDCSFNRLRKLDLSHNSKLITVECHWNMLSELASEPLEQLEELSCSYNALFSLELEHNKQLRRLDCANNYMLELDVTGCPNLIELRCNHNHIKQLDFRSNMVLESVRCFNNHISKLDIHHNVQLKELYCSENKLTELDYSANPKLERLQYADNLMFESNHEVPGMGLFQYDVSMSNYQMSLLIQDKELVVTAQVSTKTEMEILSPYMEETWKRWDMLGEQALKTIVEAHPDEDINALILADAEFQGDQYFRLGYDAGDTPAGRLYIYAEFDDEFHMLDTLIYETY from the coding sequence ATGGATATTACTTATGCCTTCACGGATGAACGTTTCAGGCAAGTTGTGTTGGATCGTTTTTGTGAGCAGCGGGATTTCATTCAGGAGAGTGACGTTTGTGAGGTTGAGATATTAGAACTCTCAAATCACAATATTAGCAATCTTGATGGAATCGAGTATTTCAGGGGTCTTCAAGAGCTGGATTGTGCCTATAATCAATTGAGCGGTCTGGATCTTACTCAGAATCACAAGCTGAGGATATTACGTTGCAGAGAGAATCAGCTTCTTACACTGGACCTCCGTTCCAATTCGGAATTGCAGGTGCTGGATTGCAGTTTTAATCGACTTCGCAAATTGGATCTTTCTCATAATTCCAAACTTATAACGGTGGAGTGTCACTGGAATATGTTGTCGGAGCTGGCTTCGGAGCCCCTTGAGCAGTTGGAGGAACTTAGTTGCAGTTATAACGCTCTTTTCTCACTTGAACTTGAACACAATAAGCAACTGCGGCGACTTGATTGCGCCAATAATTACATGTTGGAACTTGATGTAACAGGTTGTCCAAACTTGATTGAACTTCGTTGTAACCACAATCATATCAAACAGTTGGATTTTCGTTCAAATATGGTTTTAGAGAGTGTCCGTTGTTTTAACAACCATATTAGCAAGCTGGATATTCACCATAACGTACAACTAAAAGAGTTGTACTGTTCCGAGAACAAATTAACCGAGTTGGATTATAGCGCTAATCCCAAGCTGGAAAGACTGCAGTATGCAGATAATCTAATGTTTGAATCCAATCATGAAGTTCCGGGTATGGGGTTGTTTCAGTATGACGTCTCGATGTCCAACTATCAGATGAGCTTACTTATTCAGGATAAAGAACTGGTAGTCACTGCACAGGTTTCAACCAAGACAGAGATGGAAATATTGTCCCCATATATGGAAGAGACGTGGAAACGGTGGGACATGCTAGGTGAGCAGGCACTTAAAACCATTGTCGAGGCTCATCCGGACGAAGATATCAATGCATTGATTTTGGCTGATGCAGAATTTCAGGGAGATCAATATTTCCGATTGGGTTATGATGCGGGGGATACACCTGCTGGTCGACTGTACATATATGCGGAGTTTGACGATGAATTTCACATGTTGGATACGTTGATCTATGAAACGTATTAA
- a CDS encoding nitroreductase family protein, whose amino-acid sequence MSELENLVKNRRSAVIFEEGIEISDSELQEIFALNKFAPSAFNLQHTHYLVIKDEEQKEKVYEASQQYKVKTASAVIVVLGDVNAHHHIRTINEGLLNLGALTPFQYEQESQSVTEFYESRGRFFQREDAIRNASLSAMQLMLIAQDRGWDTCPMIGFDSEELQKSLEIPNHYVPVMLITIGKKSEAKQRPRGYRKPINEYVSFNKMHAE is encoded by the coding sequence ATGAGTGAGTTGGAGAATCTAGTCAAAAACCGTAGATCGGCCGTTATTTTTGAAGAAGGAATTGAAATTTCAGATTCGGAATTACAAGAGATTTTTGCCCTGAACAAATTTGCACCATCTGCCTTTAACCTGCAACACACGCACTATCTTGTGATTAAAGATGAGGAACAGAAAGAGAAAGTCTATGAAGCTTCCCAGCAATATAAAGTAAAAACAGCTTCTGCGGTCATCGTGGTTTTGGGCGATGTTAACGCACATCATCATATCCGCACCATTAACGAAGGCTTGCTGAACCTGGGCGCTCTTACTCCGTTCCAATACGAGCAGGAATCCCAAAGTGTGACCGAGTTTTACGAATCTCGGGGCAGATTCTTCCAACGTGAGGATGCGATTCGCAATGCCAGCCTGTCTGCCATGCAATTGATGCTGATCGCTCAGGATCGCGGTTGGGACACTTGTCCAATGATTGGCTTTGACTCCGAAGAACTGCAAAAGAGTTTGGAAATCCCTAACCATTATGTACCAGTTATGCTGATCACCATCGGCAAAAAGTCGGAAGCCAAACAGCGCCCACGCGGTTACCGTAAACCGATTAACGAATATGTTAGCTTTAACAAAATGCACGCTGAATAA
- a CDS encoding M15 family metallopeptidase: protein MKSFTRKSIISTILIGSVVAGSAFTTFPITSNLNPVASAASSSFTQFLHDNAPGRTIKTIKNVATVTNVSSTVVLVNKKRNLPSTYAPQDLVVPNIPFSFSGSSPKKQMRKVAATALEKLFAAAKKDGIDIKAVSGYRSYATQKSIFDRNASIKGEAVANKTSARPGQSEHQTGLAMDISSASAGYDLQQSFGNTKEGKWLKANAHKYGFIIRYGKDQEKLTGYSYEPWHVRYVGVYIAGEITNQKLTLEQYLERAK from the coding sequence ATGAAATCTTTTACTCGTAAATCCATCATATCTACAATTCTCATAGGTTCTGTTGTAGCAGGTTCTGCCTTTACTACGTTTCCCATCACTTCTAACCTGAATCCCGTGGCATCTGCCGCAAGCTCTAGCTTCACTCAATTTCTGCATGATAATGCACCTGGTCGTACGATCAAAACGATTAAAAATGTGGCAACTGTGACCAATGTGTCCAGTACAGTTGTGCTTGTCAATAAAAAGAGAAATCTGCCTTCAACTTATGCACCTCAAGATTTGGTTGTACCTAATATTCCTTTTAGCTTCTCAGGTTCCAGTCCGAAGAAACAAATGCGTAAAGTAGCTGCAACAGCGCTAGAGAAACTATTTGCGGCTGCCAAAAAAGACGGCATCGATATCAAAGCGGTGTCTGGCTATCGCTCGTATGCGACTCAGAAATCGATCTTTGACCGTAATGCCAGCATCAAAGGCGAAGCTGTTGCCAATAAAACAAGTGCTCGGCCAGGACAAAGCGAACATCAGACCGGTCTAGCTATGGATATCTCCAGCGCTTCGGCTGGTTACGATCTTCAGCAAAGCTTTGGCAACACCAAAGAAGGCAAATGGCTGAAAGCCAATGCCCACAAGTACGGCTTCATCATCCGTTATGGCAAAGATCAGGAGAAATTGACTGGTTACTCCTATGAGCCATGGCATGTACGTTATGTCGGAGTATATATTGCTGGTGAGATTACCAACCAGAAACTTACGCTGGAGCAGTATTTGGAACGTGCCAAATAA
- a CDS encoding iron-sulfur cluster biosynthesis family protein, producing the protein MYIQITDLAAKRLTESLNDQPGYFKVIYDLEGCGCNGVIAIIIVDELAALDAQIETNLVPFYVDPKQQLNLEQHMKLDTEENYPSFKLSSDSGVLSANVRVRDTRAVTAGSSGGSNACML; encoded by the coding sequence ATGTATATTCAAATTACAGATTTGGCTGCAAAACGATTGACGGAAAGCCTGAATGACCAACCTGGATATTTCAAAGTGATCTATGACTTGGAAGGTTGCGGATGTAATGGAGTTATCGCTATTATCATTGTTGATGAACTTGCGGCTCTCGACGCTCAGATTGAAACCAATCTGGTTCCGTTCTATGTTGATCCGAAGCAGCAACTAAACCTCGAACAACACATGAAGCTGGATACAGAAGAGAATTATCCTTCTTTCAAATTAAGCAGTGATTCTGGTGTGCTCAGCGCCAACGTTCGCGTTCGTGACACCCGTGCTGTAACTGCGGGAAGCTCCGGTGGATCTAACGCCTGCATGTTGTAA
- a CDS encoding ABC transporter ATP-binding protein — protein MIQFENVSKQYPDGTTALRQVNLNINKGELFVMIGPSGCGKTTMLKMINRLIERTDGTVRINERPIDEYNIHELRWNIGYVLQQIALFPHMTIAENIAVVPELRKWKSDQIKERVHTLLDMVGLHGDTYSERKPSELSGGQQQRIGVLRALAADPEIVLMDEPFSALDPMSREKLQDDILDIQRQMKKTIVFVTHDIQEAMKLGDRICIMKDGQVLQVGTPEELIRQPANDFVREFVGSPNTDTSSQSDFDLESIMSPLSPGHVPKSAKTAVPASITLTELVDIMASHDHLLVERNRQIIGEISRVDLMKYWSGQLQERGEEHE, from the coding sequence ATGATTCAGTTCGAAAATGTATCGAAACAATATCCTGATGGAACAACGGCTTTGCGTCAGGTTAACCTCAACATTAACAAGGGAGAACTGTTTGTCATGATTGGTCCGAGTGGATGTGGCAAAACCACCATGCTCAAAATGATCAATCGCCTTATTGAGCGAACAGATGGAACAGTGCGTATTAATGAACGCCCCATCGATGAATACAACATTCATGAGTTGCGATGGAATATAGGATATGTGCTGCAACAGATTGCACTATTCCCGCATATGACAATTGCCGAAAATATTGCAGTTGTTCCTGAACTGCGAAAGTGGAAGTCAGATCAAATTAAGGAGCGTGTACATACGTTACTGGACATGGTGGGTTTGCACGGAGATACGTACAGTGAGCGTAAACCGTCCGAGTTATCCGGAGGACAACAGCAGAGAATTGGTGTGTTGCGTGCACTCGCTGCCGATCCCGAGATAGTTTTGATGGATGAACCGTTCAGTGCACTCGATCCAATGAGTCGGGAGAAATTGCAGGACGATATTCTGGATATCCAGCGTCAGATGAAAAAAACAATTGTGTTTGTCACCCATGATATTCAGGAAGCGATGAAGCTCGGGGATCGCATCTGCATTATGAAGGATGGACAGGTTTTGCAGGTAGGCACTCCGGAAGAACTGATCCGACAGCCAGCTAATGATTTCGTACGTGAATTTGTCGGAAGTCCTAACACCGATACGAGTTCACAATCTGATTTTGATCTCGAATCCATCATGTCACCACTCTCACCGGGTCATGTGCCAAAATCAGCCAAAACCGCCGTTCCTGCATCCATTACGTTAACGGAATTAGTTGATATCATGGCTTCCCATGACCATCTGCTGGTTGAACGTAACCGCCAGATTATTGGCGAGATCAGTCGAGTTGATCTGATGAAATACTGGTCTGGTCAGTTACAGGAACGAGGTGAAGAACATGAGTAG
- the opuFB gene encoding osmoprotectant update ABC transporter permease/substrate-binding subunit OpuFB (The ABC transporter OpuF is widely distributed in Bacillus species other than B. subtilis. OpuFA is the ATP-binding subunit, while OpuFB is a fusion of permease and substrate-binding subunits.): MSRFTEVFSERKGQLLSALLEHIQISFIALFFAVLIAIPLGIYLTRKPRVAEPIIGVTAVLQTIPSLALLGLLIPLFGIGTLPAIIALVVYALLPVLRNTYTGISEVDPSMVEAANAMGMNSWQRLIKVELPLAMPVIMAGIRTAMVLIVGTATLAALIGAGGLGALILLGIDRNDTALIILGAIPAALLAILFDVLLRQFQRLSFKKTLVTLGSLAIIAILVITIPFVARGGQKDLVISGKLGAEPEILINMYKLLIEKDTDLTVELKPGLGKTPFLFNALKSGDIDIYPEFTGTAISEFMKETAVSTDRTEVYEQARDGMLSQFNMVLLNPMDYNNTYTLAVPKSIADQYNLKTISDLKPVEQQMKAGFTLEFSDREDGYLGIQKKYGIEFPNVATMEPKLRYGAVQRGDINLVDAYSTDSELRQYELVVLEDDQELFPPYQGAPMLRQETADQYPQLVEVLNQLAGKITDDEMRQMNYDVNVEGANPEQVATEYLKQAGLL, encoded by the coding sequence ATGAGTAGATTCACGGAGGTGTTCAGTGAGCGCAAAGGTCAGTTGTTGTCTGCTCTGCTGGAACATATTCAGATCTCATTTATCGCATTGTTCTTTGCTGTCCTCATCGCTATTCCGCTTGGTATATACCTTACACGCAAACCAAGAGTGGCTGAACCAATTATCGGGGTTACGGCTGTGTTGCAGACGATACCTTCCTTGGCGCTTCTCGGATTGCTCATCCCGTTATTCGGCATAGGCACACTTCCTGCAATTATTGCATTGGTGGTGTATGCACTGCTCCCCGTACTTCGCAACACGTACACAGGCATATCCGAAGTTGATCCTTCCATGGTGGAAGCGGCGAATGCGATGGGCATGAATAGTTGGCAACGTCTAATCAAAGTGGAACTGCCACTGGCGATGCCTGTCATTATGGCCGGAATTCGGACCGCGATGGTGCTTATTGTAGGAACGGCGACACTTGCTGCTTTGATCGGCGCAGGAGGTTTGGGTGCATTAATTTTGCTGGGCATTGATCGGAACGATACGGCATTGATCATCCTTGGAGCCATTCCGGCCGCATTGCTGGCGATTTTGTTTGATGTACTATTACGTCAGTTCCAGCGGTTATCCTTCAAGAAAACATTGGTTACCCTTGGTTCGCTGGCAATAATCGCGATACTTGTGATTACCATTCCCTTCGTGGCACGTGGTGGACAGAAGGATCTCGTCATTTCCGGGAAATTGGGGGCGGAACCCGAAATTCTCATTAATATGTACAAATTGTTAATCGAAAAAGACACAGACCTGACCGTTGAACTAAAACCCGGGTTAGGCAAAACGCCATTCCTTTTCAATGCACTCAAGTCGGGTGATATTGACATCTATCCCGAATTCACGGGGACAGCGATCTCCGAATTTATGAAGGAAACGGCTGTGAGTACGGATCGAACAGAGGTCTACGAACAAGCCAGAGACGGAATGTTAAGCCAGTTCAACATGGTGCTGCTGAACCCAATGGATTACAACAATACGTATACTTTGGCCGTTCCAAAGAGCATCGCAGATCAATACAATCTCAAGACCATTTCGGATCTCAAACCGGTGGAACAGCAGATGAAGGCAGGATTCACGCTTGAATTCTCGGATCGGGAAGACGGTTACCTTGGCATTCAGAAGAAGTATGGGATTGAATTCCCGAACGTGGCAACCATGGAACCGAAGCTTCGCTATGGTGCTGTTCAACGTGGCGATATCAATCTGGTAGATGCCTACTCCACAGATAGTGAGTTGAGACAATATGAACTCGTTGTGCTGGAGGATGATCAGGAATTGTTCCCACCGTATCAAGGCGCGCCGATGCTTCGTCAAGAAACGGCAGATCAATATCCACAACTGGTTGAGGTGCTGAATCAGCTTGCTGGAAAAATTACGGATGACGAGATGCGTCAGATGAACTATGACGTGAACGTAGAGGGAGCGAATCCTGAACAGGTTGCAACAGAGTACCTTAAACAGGCTGGATTGCTGTAA